Proteins found in one Luteimonas chenhongjianii genomic segment:
- a CDS encoding glutathione peroxidase, giving the protein MTAPLTDIPLRTINGETTTLAAYAGKVLLVVNVASKCGLTPQYAGLEALYREKREAGFEVLGFPANDFAGQEPGTDDEIRQFCSLNYDVSFPLFSKIAVTGAAIHPLFEALTHAQPEATGEGPMREKLRAFGTPNPAPGVLWNFEKFLIDRNGRVVGRFAPDVTADDPRLRAAVEAALAGD; this is encoded by the coding sequence ATGACCGCACCGCTGACCGACATTCCGCTCAGGACCATCAACGGCGAGACCACCACCCTCGCCGCCTACGCCGGCAAGGTGCTGCTGGTGGTCAACGTCGCGTCGAAGTGCGGGCTGACCCCGCAGTACGCGGGCCTGGAAGCGCTGTACCGCGAAAAACGCGAGGCGGGATTCGAGGTGCTCGGCTTCCCCGCCAATGACTTCGCCGGCCAGGAGCCGGGCACTGACGACGAGATCCGGCAGTTCTGCAGCCTCAATTACGACGTCAGTTTTCCCCTGTTCTCCAAGATCGCGGTGACCGGCGCGGCAATCCACCCGCTGTTCGAGGCGCTGACGCACGCGCAGCCCGAAGCGACCGGCGAAGGCCCGATGCGCGAGAAGCTGCGCGCCTTCGGCACGCCGAATCCGGCGCCGGGCGTGCTGTGGAATTTCGAGAAGTTCCTGATCGACCGGAACGGCCGCGTGGTGGGCCGCTTCGCGCCCGATGTCACGGCGGACGATCCGCGCCTGCGCGCGGCGGTGGAGGCTGCACTCGCGGGCGACTGA
- the rmuC gene encoding DNA recombination protein RmuC has protein sequence MNSTLALLVLILLVAVAATALLVILLLRRPDQGGDALERALREEQREGRGELRQQLDASAASQMQRIDAFGAQLQAVAARTDQRLDEFTTRTDARLDAFTRTTDERLGVLRAALTEDARKSRTESSEQQQRFADALGARLNELTQRNEQRIGEMRATLEQQLQRLQADNAAKLDQMRATVDEKLQTTLNTRLDASFKIVSERLEQVQRGLGEMQQLATGVGDLKRVLSNVKDRGGWGEVQLENILEQTLTMEQYGRSVRVKPDSTEAVDFAIRLPGRGSAEAVVWLPVDAKFPREDYERLIDAQEKGDVDAVKTSGAQLERAIRVQAKSICEKYVCPPHTTDFAVMFLPTEGLYAEVIRRAGLADLLQREHRVVLAGPTTFNALLNSLQMGFRTLAIEQRSSEVWQVLGAVKSEFGKFAGILEKAEKQISTVGKSLGEASRKTRTIERRLRGVETLPGPDAQALLGEALDDVAGEDDDETSPA, from the coding sequence ATGAATTCCACACTCGCATTGCTCGTCCTGATCCTGCTGGTCGCAGTCGCCGCCACGGCGCTGCTGGTCATCCTGTTGCTGCGCCGCCCCGACCAGGGCGGCGACGCGCTCGAACGCGCCCTGCGCGAGGAGCAACGCGAGGGCCGCGGCGAGCTGCGCCAGCAGCTCGATGCCTCGGCCGCATCGCAGATGCAGCGCATCGATGCGTTCGGCGCGCAGCTGCAGGCGGTGGCCGCGCGCACCGATCAGCGCCTGGACGAGTTCACCACGCGCACCGACGCGCGGCTCGATGCGTTCACGCGCACCACCGACGAGCGCCTGGGCGTGCTGCGCGCGGCGCTGACCGAGGATGCGCGCAAGAGCCGCACGGAAAGTTCGGAGCAGCAGCAGCGCTTCGCCGATGCGCTCGGCGCACGTCTCAACGAGCTCACCCAGCGCAACGAACAGCGCATTGGCGAGATGCGCGCGACGCTCGAACAGCAGCTGCAGCGCCTGCAGGCCGACAACGCCGCCAAGCTCGACCAGATGCGCGCGACCGTCGACGAGAAGCTGCAGACCACGCTCAACACGCGCCTGGACGCGTCGTTCAAGATCGTCTCCGAGCGCCTGGAACAGGTGCAGCGCGGCCTGGGCGAAATGCAGCAGCTGGCGACCGGCGTGGGCGACCTCAAGCGCGTGCTGAGCAACGTCAAGGATCGCGGCGGCTGGGGCGAGGTGCAGCTGGAAAACATCCTCGAACAGACGCTGACGATGGAGCAGTACGGACGCTCGGTGCGGGTCAAGCCCGACAGCACCGAGGCGGTCGACTTCGCGATTCGCCTGCCCGGCCGCGGCAGTGCCGAGGCGGTGGTGTGGCTGCCGGTCGATGCGAAGTTCCCGCGCGAGGATTACGAGCGGTTGATCGATGCGCAGGAGAAGGGCGACGTCGACGCGGTCAAGACCTCGGGGGCCCAGCTCGAACGCGCGATCCGCGTGCAGGCGAAATCGATCTGCGAAAAATACGTCTGTCCGCCGCATACGACCGACTTCGCGGTGATGTTCCTGCCCACCGAAGGCCTGTACGCGGAAGTCATCCGGCGCGCGGGCCTGGCCGATCTGCTGCAGCGCGAGCATCGCGTGGTGCTGGCCGGGCCAACCACGTTCAACGCCCTGCTCAACAGCCTGCAGATGGGCTTCCGCACGCTGGCGATCGAGCAGCGATCGAGCGAGGTCTGGCAGGTGCTGGGCGCGGTGAAGAGCGAGTTCGGCAAGTTCGCCGGCATTCTCGAGAAGGCCGAGAAGCAGATCAGCACCGTGGGCAAGAGCCTCGGCGAAGCCAGCCGCAAGACGCGCACGATCGAGCGACGCCTGCGCGGCGTGGAAACGCTGCCGGGCCCGGATGCGCAGGCCTTGCTGGGCGAGGCGCTCGACGATGTGGCCGGTGAGGACGACGACGAGACCTCACCCGCCTGA
- a CDS encoding DUF1653 domain-containing protein, with the protein MSDLPALPPLAPGRYRHYKGRDYEVIGVARHSETLEPVVVYRPLYGEGALWVRPHAMFVGTVDVDGVEAPRFARLEEAV; encoded by the coding sequence ATGTCCGACCTACCCGCACTTCCGCCGCTGGCGCCTGGGCGTTACCGCCACTACAAGGGCCGGGACTACGAGGTCATCGGCGTGGCGCGCCACAGCGAGACGCTCGAGCCCGTCGTCGTCTACCGGCCGCTGTACGGGGAGGGCGCGCTGTGGGTGCGGCCACATGCGATGTTCGTGGGGACTGTCGATGTCGACGGTGTCGAGGCGCCGCGCTTCGCCCGGCTCGAAGAGGCGGTGTAG
- a CDS encoding virginiamycin B lyase family protein yields MRDGMRSTARFDDPFGIAVAADGTVFVADGGASNRIRRLHPDGRVDTLAGALEGFEDGIGADARFHTPSGLAIDASGALYVADTGNHAIRRVAPDGTVTTLAGGGGAGFADGPAAQARFHAPIGVAVDAAGRVYVTDSFNDRIRVIEAGAVRTLAGDGRPGFFDGAGGQARFDTPGGIAAGRDGALWVADTGNHALRRVAPDGSTTTLALLGSDADAAPTAPVSIAIDAQDRLYLSELARGRVLQITPDGRAHVLTGRDMAQRLARPAGLAFDRHGRLWVADAAARRVHRIVQVRPDGAKQNLDNAAVGPAPDAALPDTRGRWPLAPQDGWHEVVGTLGEVRGNFRGESRSHLHAGFDVRGDVGAPVLTIADAKITNPYAAAAFGDQAEHMEIDDLTYMHMRVGRTPRGEALDPRFQLIEGEDGRPLRVRIARGTHLRAGDAIGTINAQAHVHLAVGPWGYQRNAVGLGFRNFVDTVAPRIDDLALLEAFDQPLTTREDGRLRVPRDGGGVQIVVEAWDQVDGNLPRRRLGLHALGYQLLQADGTPLPGFEAPRMTIDFDRMPPHREAVRIAYAGDSGITVHGASRTRFRYAINNLVRDGRLEPSLWDPATLSAGDYVLRAVVRDAAGNDATRELALRLY; encoded by the coding sequence GGCCGATGGCGGCGCCTCGAACCGCATTCGCCGCCTGCACCCCGATGGCCGTGTCGACACCCTCGCCGGCGCCCTCGAAGGCTTCGAGGACGGCATCGGCGCGGATGCACGCTTCCATACGCCGTCGGGCCTGGCCATCGATGCAAGCGGCGCGCTGTATGTCGCCGACACCGGCAATCACGCGATCCGCCGGGTCGCCCCGGACGGCACCGTGACGACGCTCGCCGGCGGCGGCGGGGCCGGCTTCGCCGATGGCCCGGCCGCGCAGGCACGCTTCCATGCGCCGATCGGCGTGGCGGTGGACGCGGCGGGCCGCGTGTACGTCACCGACAGCTTCAACGACCGCATCCGGGTGATCGAGGCCGGCGCGGTACGCACGCTGGCCGGCGATGGTCGCCCTGGCTTCTTCGACGGTGCCGGCGGGCAGGCCCGCTTCGATACGCCGGGCGGCATCGCGGCAGGCAGGGACGGCGCGCTGTGGGTGGCCGACACCGGCAACCATGCGCTGCGACGGGTGGCGCCCGATGGCAGCACCACGACGCTGGCGCTGCTTGGCAGCGACGCGGACGCGGCGCCGACGGCACCGGTCTCGATCGCGATCGATGCGCAGGACCGCCTCTACCTCAGTGAGCTTGCGCGCGGCCGCGTGCTGCAGATCACGCCCGACGGCCGGGCGCACGTGCTGACCGGTCGCGACATGGCCCAGCGGCTTGCGCGCCCTGCGGGCCTCGCCTTCGACCGCCATGGCCGGCTGTGGGTCGCCGATGCGGCGGCGCGCCGCGTGCACCGCATCGTGCAGGTGCGGCCCGACGGCGCGAAACAGAACCTCGACAACGCCGCCGTGGGCCCGGCTCCGGATGCCGCCCTGCCCGACACCCGCGGCCGCTGGCCGCTGGCGCCGCAGGACGGCTGGCACGAAGTGGTCGGCACGCTCGGCGAGGTGCGCGGCAATTTCCGCGGGGAATCGCGCAGCCATCTGCACGCCGGCTTCGACGTGCGCGGCGATGTCGGCGCACCGGTGCTGACAATCGCCGATGCCAAGATCACCAACCCCTACGCGGCGGCCGCGTTCGGCGACCAGGCCGAACACATGGAAATCGATGACCTGACCTACATGCACATGCGCGTGGGTCGAACGCCGCGCGGTGAAGCGCTCGATCCGCGCTTCCAGCTGATCGAAGGCGAGGACGGCCGACCGCTGCGCGTGCGCATCGCACGCGGGACACACCTGCGCGCCGGCGACGCGATCGGCACCATCAACGCCCAGGCGCACGTGCATCTGGCCGTCGGACCATGGGGTTACCAGCGCAATGCGGTGGGCCTGGGCTTCCGCAACTTCGTCGACACCGTGGCGCCCCGCATCGACGATCTGGCCCTGCTCGAGGCCTTCGACCAGCCCTTGACCACCCGCGAGGACGGGCGCCTGCGCGTGCCGCGCGACGGTGGCGGCGTGCAGATCGTCGTCGAAGCCTGGGACCAGGTGGACGGCAACCTGCCGCGCCGGCGCCTCGGGCTGCACGCGCTGGGCTATCAGCTCCTGCAGGCCGACGGCACGCCGCTGCCCGGGTTCGAGGCGCCGCGCATGACCATCGATTTCGATCGCATGCCGCCGCACCGCGAGGCCGTCCGCATCGCCTATGCCGGCGACAGCGGCATCACCGTGCATGGCGCCTCGCGCACGCGGTTCCGCTACGCGATCAACAACCTGGTGCGCGACGGGCGCCTGGAACCGTCGCTGTGGGATCCGGCGACGCTGTCGGCTGGCGATTACGTGCTGCGCGCGGTGGTCCGCGATGCCGCCGGAAACGACGCAACGCGCGAGCTGGCTTTGCGCCTGTATTGA